In Pseudohongiella acticola, the sequence TCTGGTTGACGGCTTATTGCGCAGCCGCCAGTCGTTGCACTATTTCGTAGTGCGCACGAACAAAGCGGTAAAACTCTTCTTCGATAATGCGCTCCTGATCACTGTGCGCGCCAAACCCAAGCGGGCCGTCCTCGGCATCGATGGCCGGCCCAACGCCATAACACTGGATGCCGCGCGCCCGCAGGTAGGCCATGTCGGTAGCACCGGTACTCATGGTGGGGATCACGGTAGTGTCATAGTGCGCCTGCATGACTTCCTCAATGACCCGGAAAGCCTCCGTGTCCAGTCGGCTTGAGGCACCAGGTCGCACATCACGCGCTGCCCAGTTGACGTTAACGCTGGCATCATTAACGACGTCTCGCAGTGCCACCAGAAATGCTTCCGGGTCTTCCTGCGGGAGCAGACGTACATCAAGCGTTGCCGTGGCATCGGAGGGGATCACATTGACGCGATAACCACCGTCGACAATGGTGGGCGAAATGGTGCTGAACAATACTGCCGCATTGCGCGGTTCATTCTGTTTTAGATAGGACAGCGCCCGATCGAAGTCAGCGGTGCCGGGACTCAGCAGCGCACGGTAACGGGCCGCCGCCTCAGGCTCGGAAACTGCTGCCAGGCGAGAGAAGTAGGTGCTGATGGTGTCGCTGAAACGCACCGGCGGTTGCCAGTCGGCGGCTGCGGTGATGGCTCGCGACAACGCCACAATGGCATTGCTTTGCAGCGGCACGGAGCCGTGACCGGCGACACCGGTGCTGCTTAGCTCAATGGCCCGTGGCAACTTCTCGCCAGTTTGCACGCCAGCGTAATGTACCCGTCCGCCCTGGCGCACCACACTGCCGCCTTCGGCGATACAATGCTCGGCGTCGATCCGGTGAAAGTGTTCGTTGACCATGTATTCAATGCCAATGCGGGTGGCGCCCTCTTCGCCCGACTCGGCCAGGAAAATGACGTCGCGGTCCAGTTCGACGTTCTGTCGTTTCAGCAGCAGCATGGTCATCAGCGCCGCCGCGACGTTGTCCTTGTCATCGACGGTGCCGCGTCCGTAGATCCAGCCGCCATCACGTTCGGCACTGAACGGCGGAAACACCCATTTGTCCGGGTCTACATTCACCGTGTCCAGATGCGCCATCAGCAACAGCGGGCGTTTGCTGCCGTTACCGCGCAAACGTGCCACCACATTGGGCCGATGCTCTTCCAGGGCATGGATATCAACCTCGATGCCTTCGCTTTGCAGCACTGACACCAGGTAGTCGCTCAGTTCGATTTCACGCCCGGGTGGATCGGTGGTGTCCATGCGCACCATGGTGCGGAAATGTTCCAGTACTTCTTCATCAACCTGGGTCCAATCCAACCCTTGGTCCTGGGCCAGGCCCTGGCTGGCAACAAACCCCATCAACACGGCACTGGCGGCCATGGTCAATCGCTTGAATACGCTCACGTGGCGCTTCCTCCAGGTCAAGCCGGTCATCGGCAAGACCTGAAGCGTACACCGCATCCGGCAGGCTGTCTACGCACCGCCGGCCGCCACCCTGGTTATTGCTCAGAAGGTTTTGCGCAGCCGCATTTGTATGAAGTTACGCGGATTCACCCGTTCCTGTTCGGAGAAGGCAATGGTCTGCATTACTCGATCTGACCAGCTTTGCCGGTTGATGCGGAAATCATCCCATACCGTATATTCCACTCGAGCAGTAAAGCTGTCACTGAACGTGTATTCGCCAAACGCGGTCAGGTAGTGACGCAATTCTACGTCGCGTCGCTGATCCGGATTAAATGTTGTTTCACGAAAATACGGGGTGTAGTCCAGACCCCACACCAGATTCCAGGTGGGCAGATCCTGTTCGAAATTTGCCGATCCGGTGAATGGCCTGACATCCGATATCTGACGCTCGCGCCCGGTGGTCGGGTCGTTTACCCGGGCATGGTCATACCGTGCATTCAGCGTCAGGCGGCCCCCGCTTAGCCCGATACGGTCCAACGGCAGTCGCAGGTCAAGCTCTACCCGGTCCAGTGACCCATCGCCAATATTACCAATTGCCGTCAGACCGTCTTCCAGCGGCAACACGTCGACCACATGACTTATCTCGTCATGGCGGAGTGTCAGTGACAGCACGGCATCGGCGCTTAAACGACGCTCAAGTACGGCCTCGGATACCCAGCGCTGTTCCGGACGCAGATCCAGGTTACCGCCCAGCACTTCATTGTTGGTCAGTGACGACGAGGCGGCAAAATCATTAAAATTTAACTGCCCCAGTTCGCGCTCCAGGCGTAAACGCAGCTGATGGTTTTCAATAAAATCCCAGGTCATTGCCAGGCGTGGCTTCGGGTAAAA encodes:
- a CDS encoding M20/M25/M40 family metallo-hydrolase; translation: MSVFKRLTMAASAVLMGFVASQGLAQDQGLDWTQVDEEVLEHFRTMVRMDTTDPPGREIELSDYLVSVLQSEGIEVDIHALEEHRPNVVARLRGNGSKRPLLLMAHLDTVNVDPDKWVFPPFSAERDGGWIYGRGTVDDKDNVAAALMTMLLLKRQNVELDRDVIFLAESGEEGATRIGIEYMVNEHFHRIDAEHCIAEGGSVVRQGGRVHYAGVQTGEKLPRAIELSSTGVAGHGSVPLQSNAIVALSRAITAAADWQPPVRFSDTISTYFSRLAAVSEPEAAARYRALLSPGTADFDRALSYLKQNEPRNAAVLFSTISPTIVDGGYRVNVIPSDATATLDVRLLPQEDPEAFLVALRDVVNDASVNVNWAARDVRPGASSRLDTEAFRVIEEVMQAHYDTTVIPTMSTGATDMAYLRARGIQCYGVGPAIDAEDGPLGFGAHSDQERIIEEEFYRFVRAHYEIVQRLAAAQ